The genomic region ATGTAAGAGAGTTTTATAAGCCAATTAGATGTTTGTGTTTGCATTAGTTATGAGATCATGGTAGTTGAGTCGAACACCTTTGCTAATGCAACAGTGGAATCACATAAAGAAAGCAAATTTGATGCAGTATCCTCACTTAACAAAACTTCATATCATAGTGGTAAGTAGGATAACCACTTTTCCACACTCACCAAAAAGAGAAAGAACCTTTTATATCAAATTATCAAAGTTGGAATCTATAAAGGTATAGTAAGCTCAAAACAAACATTCCTAACTTTCTTacacaaaaaatagaaaataaaaaaggaattgAGAAATTGAAAGGGGAAACTTACTTTCATCTTGTTTTTCTTTGCGTTGAGCTTCTGTTCTTTCTTCAGCTTCTCCTGCTTCTCTCCTGAAAGTGAATTTACCGCAACAACAGAACAATTAGAACACGAAAGCTTGAATTTTCAAAATTGGCAAAAAAGAATTGGGAAATTTTTGCAGAGGAGAGAGTGGCAGACAGTACTTTGGAGATCGAATTCGTACTGCTTCTTTCTCTTAGCGAGGTTGTTCTTCTTCGACATTTTCAATTGCTGATTGATGAACTCACAAATACAGAAGATTTGGGGAAAATTTTCGAGCCTCTAGGGTTAGGTATTTGATTACAGTGTGCGCTGAATCAGTTCGAGTTAAACCCTAATCCCACAGAAATCCTCAACTATATTATTAGAAGCCTTTTATTTTTCAGTTAATTACTTAATTTACATTTGGTCCTCTCAGTTTGCTCATTTCACATTTTCCTCCCCAAATTTGTTAATTATCATTTTCAGAGGCGCCGCAAAAAAGTATTTATCTGTTTattaattattctattttaattttgtaagtttataaaattataatattttaaaagtttGATTTTCATCCAATTTAAATTTAGTATAATTGTGATCtgaaaatatttaaatttcattaaatttaaGGATTAAATTAAAGtctaaaaaataaaactaatgtatattaaaattaagtcTAAGTTGAGACAAATCCAATTTTATTCGTACATTCCTAATAAGTTGATTAGTTGCTCAAGCAAGATGAGATTCCCGTCGTCACTACCCACTAAgatatatgaattttatttatttgatcaaaagCCAAGGATATACTGGTCCTTGAGCAGTCCAAACAATAAATATAGAAACTAGACATGATTAAATAATTAATCGCCAGCTAATCCCTTCAGATTTCATAACAACAATTCggcaaagaaaaatgaaataaaaaaggaggaataaaaaaaatacttccGAATATTTTCAATGagcttattaattattattttttttaaataatagagTTCAATATAATAAGTGAAGCAAGAGTaacaataaacaaacaaaaaagtttcaaaaaaaattacaaaaagactcattaattattttttgtgCTCTTCCTTTTTATAGTGTATTTCTAATTTTGTACTTATAGaaacattttcaaccactccactCTTATTAAAACTCTGTCAAATCTATTGTAAGATCGCTAAGTATAAGTCCTCCAATAGGAGTGCACATGGCCCGGTCCGGCTCGAAGACCCGGCCCggccccgaacactttaggggctaatttggtgtgatttcattggGTTTAGGGCCAGATAatggtctcaaaaatagacccagtTATTATTTTGGGTCAGGTCCGggtcatagctcgggtcacccgaagtcagcccggtggcccggtcatcatacacaattaatattttgtattattagtgatggatcatggctattcttatgtgaaatttaagtattgtaaatcttaatattttgtgttattagtcattataagactataagttaatgttttatgtttagaatgcataagactttagactaatgcataatattgtgttatttgtattaatttaaatatttggtgttattagacaatattagtattgattgtagttatgctttagtattgattgtggttatgctttaattttgaagaagggttggttcttgttatatttttctaagtgaattttaccatgtcaaataatggttggagtcttggaaatttggatatttttacatgctagcttataagaaggtatcaacgtaatgtaatgttaacgatccggttttcacccggtataattgtggcccgaaattGTATTGGTTTTATCGGATTtaggtcgggttcgggtctaataaatagacccggtgtatattttcgggtcgggtctgggtcacatcaaacccggcttcacccgacccatgtgcacccctatccTCCAGTTGCATATATTGTTGTATCAAATTCTTACTTAAACTCTGTTAATCTGAGAATATATTTTCTCCTCTTCACCAGCACAATCTCGTTGAAGTCTCCCATAGAGACGGACATAATCCTGCAATATAACTCAATTTGTCCCACTCAGCAAATTTCTCTTCTCTTGTATGAGCCCCATACACCAAAAAAACATtattgaaattatttttaataagacCCTTTCAACACATAACTAAAGCTTCCCTTTATGACAGCGACTCATTTTAAACATTATTTCATCCCAAATTAACACTAAACCACTTGAGGCACCATCCGATTCAACATATTTTCATCCCGCAATATCATTCCCCAAATTCTTATTACATCAAACTTCGTTACTTCTTGCCACTTAGTACTAAACAAGTCTAACATattcattataattttttttttgagatttattattattattaagattTAACTCATACATATCtttagaatatatattaagataattaattaaaatacattttataaaaagaaaatattttttatttgtttaatatgTTTGTTGTATATTTTGTTGAGTCAAGATTTAAATATTAATTCTTGTGATGATAAATATAATTAATGTTTCTTATTATGTGCATAACAATTATCAGATTGCTTTATGATAGAAAAGTTGCTACACATTGTAATCAAGTCAAAAAAGGAAGTTATTTTCAATTAAAGTTAATGGCTATCTCCTTAGTGAGTGCAACGAACGACTACTACAACAATTAGGGAAATGATTTATACATTAAAGGAAATTATCAACAAGCTCTATATATGATGATTTGTTCAAAGAAAAAGGCAATCAATTTGAACTGAACTAGATTCAATTCACAACCTTTGCTGATATAGTTTTCTTCTTTGATATTTAGTGTGTTTCCATTTTTATGTTGTCTATATTAAATTCTGATTGGGAGATatagaagataaaaaaatattcacttaagagttatttttatttttgtttaaatgtTTGTCACgagaattgttttttttttagttggcaCTTAGAGATTACTAAGTTTGGGATAATTTAAATGAGCGATAAAAATGTGAATAAAGGCAAACCAAGatatattgtaaaaaaaaaattaaaattttagatatAAATATGGAAAATCTAATGATATAATATAATCGTAGCATCTTTTAGATTCGATTAAGtacatgtttgggcgccattattttgttaaaaaaagatcttttttcaatgaaaaaagatctttttttattttttaacgtgtttggcaaatttctagtagtaaaagtaaaagcactagtaaaatcaaaaaaagatcttttttgagaagctgtaatttacatctttttttaaaagatcttttttctttaaaaaaaaagatgtttttcatgtaataaataaacaaaaaagtacttttatattgttatatccaaacataattgattgataaaaagacctttttacatgagatatccaaacataaaattacttttacttctctataagatcttttaaaaaaagataactcgaaaaaagatctttttttaaaagctcacccaaacaagccctaagTCAATTAGAATCTTACtaaatcaattatatatataaaaaaattgattattttaaGTTAGAAATGAATGGATAGAGTTAATTTGTTGAATGGATAAGTAAtaaaattaattgattaattcATTAGAAGAAAACCAAACTTTTGTCTCTTCATAAAATAACCGattgttttaaaagaaaaactgTTTTCATTCACAAATCAATTGATTATTTGTAGGGTCGTTAAATGGGCTAGCCTAACCTATTTAGATTCGACCGTTTAAGTTCGCTTCAATTACGGGCTATAAATTTTTAGTTTGGACTGTTTATAGTCAGTTCAATGGGTTAAACGGATTCgcctatttatctttttattttattttttaaaaaatatttgtgaNNNNNNNNNNNNNNNNNNNNNNNNNNNNNNNNNNNNNNNNNNNNNNNNNNNNNNNNNNNNNNNNNNNNNNNNNNNNNNNNNNNNNNNNNNNNNNNNNNNNNNNNNNNNNNNNNNNNNNNNNNNNNNNNNNNNNNNNNNNNNNNNNNNNNNNNNNNNNNNNNNNNNNNNNNNNNNNNNNNNNNNNNNNNNNNNNNNNNNNNNNNNNNNNNNNNNNNNNNNNNNNNNNNNNNNNNNNNNNNNNNNNNNNNNNNNNNNNNNNNNNNNNNNNNNNNNNNNNNNNNNNNNNNNNNNNNNNNNNNNNNNNNNNNNNNNNNNNN from Arachis ipaensis cultivar K30076 chromosome B02, Araip1.1, whole genome shotgun sequence harbors:
- the LOC107621238 gene encoding uncharacterized protein LOC107621238, with product MSKKNNLAKRKKQYEFDLQREKQEKLKKEQKLNAKKNKMKVDGGKKKGGSGFQVGKRKLKTKLTAVAKAKATQAMELDK